In the Kwoniella shandongensis chromosome 1, complete sequence genome, one interval contains:
- a CDS encoding fructose-bisphosphate aldolase 1 codes for MSKGALSVVPAGVLSGDDTRKLFQYAKDNKNVTSSSVVNAVLEAARDIKSPIILQVSQGGAAFFAGKGLANGNQEASIAGATAAAHFIRSIAPAYGIPVVLHSDHCAKKLLPWFDGMLEADEAYYKEHGVPLFSSHMLDLSEESKEDNIKECVHYFQRMAKMNQFLEMEIGITGGEEDGVDNTGVDNNSLYTQPEDIFDVYSALAPISPNFSIAAGFGNVHGVYKPGNVKLRPELLGKHQAYAAEKTAGKEGDKPLYLVFHGGSGSTKDEIREAVVNGVVKMNVDTDTQWAYLSGVRDFVLKKKDYLMTQVGNPDGPDKPNKKNYDPRVWVREGEKTLVERVKEACKDLGNENRA; via the exons ATGTCTAAAGGTGCTCTCTCTGTTGTTCCC GCCGGTGTCCTCTCTGGTGACGACACCCGAAAACTCTTCCAATATGCCAAGGACAACAAG AACGTCACCTCTTCATCAGTCGTGAACGCTGTCCTCGAGGCCGCCCGTGACATCAAGtctcccatcatcctccaggTCTCCCAAGGTGGTGCCGCTTTCTTCGCCGGTAAAGGCCTTGCCAACGGCAACCAAGAGGCTTCCATCGCCGGTGCCACTGCCGCTGCCCACTTCATCCGAAGTATCGCTCCCGCATACGGCAT CCCCGTCGTTCTCCACTCTGACCACTGCGCCAAGAAGCTCCTCCCTTGGTTCGATGGTATGCTCGAGGCCGACGAGGCTTACTACAAGGAGCACGGtgtccctctcttctc CTCTCACATGCTCGACTTGTCCGAGGAGTCCAAGGAGGACAACATCAAGGAGTGTGTCCACTACTTCCAGCGAATGGCCAAGATGAACC AATTCCTCGAGATGGAGATCGGTATCAccggtggtgaggaggacgGTGTCGACAACACTGGTGTCGACAACAACTCTCTTTACACTCAACCCGAGGACATCTTCGACGTCTACTCTGCTCTTGCCCCCATCTCCCCCAACTTCTCCATCGCCGCTGGTTTCGGTAACGTCCACGGTGTCTACAAGCCCGGAAACGTCAAGCTCCGACCCGAGCTTTTGGGCAAGCACCAGGCTTACGCTGCTGAGAAGACCGCCGGCAAGGAGGGTGACAAGCCTTT GTACCTTGTCTTCCACGGTGGTTCCGGTTCTACCAAGGACGAGATCCGAGAGGCTGTCGTCAACGGTGTTGTGAAGATGAACGTTGACACCGACACTCAG TGGGCCTACCTCTCCGGTGTCCGAGACTTTGtcctcaagaagaaggactacCTCATGACCCAGGTCGGTAACCCCGATGGACCCGACAAGCCCAACAAGAAGAACTACGACCCCCGAGTCTGGGTCCGAGAAGGTGAAAAGACCCTCGTCGAGCGTGTCAAGGAGGCATGCAAGGACTTGGGTAACGAGAACAGGGCTTAG